The DNA sequence CATATGTTCCCGAGCATTTGAACAAGCAGTCACCTTTTTAGTCGGGCCATCAGGGATAAACCTTGGGGACTGACTCCGTCTTGTTGCTGCCTGTGATGTGTGTGTTGGTCCATGTACTGCACCCATTCCATTTGGTTTACTTCCAGctttgttgatttttgtttcagCCTTAGAGCAAGGCAGGATAGGAGATTGATTCACAGGCTCTTTAGTGGAGCTGGATAGGATTACTTTGCTCCCTGGTTCATTACGCCAATTAGGATGTTTATCAACCACTGATGAGCAAGGCAGGATAGAAGGTTGATTCACTGGCTCTTTAGTGGTGCTGGATAGGATTACTTTGCTCACTGGTTCTTTACGGCAATTAGGATGTTTATCAACCACTGATGAGCAAGGCAGGATAGGAGCTTGATTCACTGCCTCTTTAGTGGAGCTGGATAGGATTACTTTGCTCACTGGTTCTTTACGGCAATTAGGATGTTTATCAACCACTGATGAGCAAGGCAGGATAGGAGCTTGATTCACTGCCTCTTTAGTGGAGCTGGATAGGATTACTTTGCTCACTGGTTCTTTGCGGCAATTAGGATGTTTATCAACCACTGATGAGCAAGGCAGGATAGGAGCTTGATTCACTGGCTCTTTAGTGGAGCTGGATAGGATTACTTTGCTCCCTGGTTCATTACGCCTATTAGGATGTTTATCCACCACTGATGAGCAAGGCAGGATAGGAGATTGATTCACTGGCTCTTTAGTGGAGTTGGATAGGATTACTTTGATCACTGGTTCATTACGCTGACTAGGATGTTTATCAACCACTGATGCAGGTGTTGAGCTTGGCAAAGACGAGGATATGATTGCTTTGGGTGCAGGAGGAGCTTCTTCTTCAGGCTTTGATGTCCACCCGTTTCCATCCATCAATTTCTTAGTCATTTCTGGGTCGCTAAGAAACTTGATCAGCAGTTCAGTGTCGATATGATCTTTACTTGGCATTACTGCAGCAACAGTGGCAGCCGCAGCAGCAGCAATTTCCAGACCACCACTTTCGAGACCATGCGGTATTTGGGGAAGAGATTTACCATGAACAGATTGGTCTTGACATTCAGAAGGATCAGACTGAGATGCGGGAAGATCACCAGATACTAATGGGCATGAGGCCAGTGGTTGTTGATTGGTACTTGGGTTCACTGTCGCTGATGTATCATATGGAATTTCTGCAACTTCTTCAATAGGAATAATTGGGATGATCGGTGTCTCATTGTCATCATGGAAATTACCTTCCACTAGCAGCGAATTAACAGGGCTGTACGCAGATTGGATTTGCATGGTCAAGCTAAGAAGGAAAATTATGGGAACAAGTgagaaaactgaaaaatgatGTTACCTGAGATTAGTATAACCTACTTCCGACACAGCTGATTCCCTACACTTTTGAGGTTCTGCCTCCTGGCTTTCTTCACCAGAAGCAACAAGCCAACCAGTATGTAAAGCAAACTGTTGAAGAAATATTAGCACTGTTAGGTGAAACCAGacaatatatacaaataacaATAGACATATAGCATTTCACCGCAATCAACTTACTTTGGAAGGGCATTTCCATTTTATCTGAGGAATGCGAGGGGACTTCCTTTCCAATTGCTTTTTGTTTAACGGAACATACCAAGCAAGGTGTTTTTTAGAGGGaacaacatttaaatatgctgGCTTTGGTTTAGTTTGAACTCTTGCTTGTTGATCCTCTAGTATTTGACTCTTTGCCTGGTccattgaaaataaatagctcAGATCATGACACTATTTAACTGTTGCAatcaaataacaataaatgcCTTCATCAATCAATCCAGAATATAGACCCAATTTAAAAGACAACTCTCAAATGGAAGTAAACTTAGTATGAAGAGCTTTCTCCATGTAATAAGTGGCCACTGCTAATATGTGTCTTGCTGAAACATGTTTCAACCTTATTGCTCCCTCCAACAGCCAAAAAAACCTCATCTTCTATGCAAGAAGCGGAGTGGATTACTGACAGCAAGAAGCTAGTAGGCAACCATCTATTTTGCTTAATATGACTAAAGCTTTGGCTGTGCCTAATAGATCTTTCATTTAAAGACGAATAGTCGAATAATACTAAGAGTCATGGAAGGAAAAACAGAAAGAAGTTCATAGCTATAGCAGCTTAAAGTCAAAACATCTTGTAAATTGGGCATTTTCTAAACCTGAAGATGAgtgcaaaaaaagaaataagtgtCATGTCTTATGAATTATGACAAACACTATTGAGACCTGAACAGAATTCACAAGCAAGAGCCAATCTACCCTTAAGCTATTAGTTGTTAAAAAAAGCGCTGCTCTCCaaggaaaaggtagagaagTTGATACTCTAGAATTTAACCAAATATTAGACCTTCACTCCAATAACAATTTACAATTGAGGTCCAATTGAATTCAATATATTTCCTAAAACTGGCAGAGACCCAATATTTCACTGTGTGAATTATCGCGACAGGAAACACAAGGTTAAACATCTTCCCGACTTACTAACATCAGGATAAACTAAAGTCAGTTTAATTTTACCATAAAGAGAAATTACAGAGATGAAGGAAATTGACAGCCCCAATGGAAAAAAGACTGTACTATTAATGATGGAAGATTGTGAACCAACATTCTGCCAATAACTAACCAGAGGCAATTTTACCAAAACATGAAAAAGGggataacaaaaatattattgttataaactTTATACACAATCTCCCAGCCATCAAATCAGAAGAGTGAACTGCAATAGCATGAGTAGTTCAAACAACTGGAGTGATGTATAGAACCACATATCTATTAACCAAACAAAACAACCCCAG is a window from the Salvia hispanica cultivar TCC Black 2014 chromosome 1, UniMelb_Shisp_WGS_1.0, whole genome shotgun sequence genome containing:
- the LOC125207077 gene encoding uncharacterized protein LOC125207077 isoform X2, with the protein product MVVQDWEMKKSARVSPSQAKSQILEDQQARVQTKPKPAYLNVVPSKKHLAWYVPLNKKQLERKSPRIPQIKWKCPSKFALHTGWLVASGEESQEAEPQKCRESAVSEVGYTNLSPVNSLLVEGNFHDDNETPIIPIIPIEEVAEIPYDTSATVNPSTNQQPLASCPLVSGDLPASQSDPSECQDQSVHGKSLPQIPHGLESGGLEIAAAAAATVAAVMPSKDHIDTELLIKFLSDPEMTKKLMDGNGWTSKPEEEAPPAPKAIISSSLPSSTPASVVDKHPSQRNEPVIKVILSNSTKEPVNQSPILPCSSVVDKHPNRRNEPGSKVILSSSTKEPVNQAPILPCSSVVDKHPNCRKEPVSKVILSSSTKEAVNQAPILPCSSVVDKHPNCRKEPVSKVILSSSTKEAVNQAPILPCSSVVDKHPNCRKEPVSKVILSSTTKEPVNQPSILPCSSVVDKHPNWRNEPGSKVILSSSTKEPVNQSPILPCSKAETKINKAGSKPNGMGAVHGPTHTSQAATRRSQSPRFIPDGPTKKVTACSNAREHMVRPLVPSPLRPDETTIDRLVKKYGGHDITAVKPADSTMVNLEAMKKMIHDYGAPDVAWVKPMVSLVAPNAMPPNIGVPPNIGEVHRRPFMGPRSPPLLTLPPVMNTNLHALPMNATGNFRPSFPPPLTMPARGVNLQYHKPDLQYHKSLIKQHGEIQETGNDNVPKIGQSGNYMQGLERAHKITKIETVPKYRKPCLYFTSPTGCRNGFNCSFQHDVPGQWKANGAVEAPINPVAMAPVPKRMKLNEQFGNRHYF
- the LOC125207077 gene encoding uncharacterized protein LOC125207077 isoform X1; translated protein: MVVQDWEMKKSARVSPSQVADLRQAKSQILEDQQARVQTKPKPAYLNVVPSKKHLAWYVPLNKKQLERKSPRIPQIKWKCPSKFALHTGWLVASGEESQEAEPQKCRESAVSEVGYTNLSPVNSLLVEGNFHDDNETPIIPIIPIEEVAEIPYDTSATVNPSTNQQPLASCPLVSGDLPASQSDPSECQDQSVHGKSLPQIPHGLESGGLEIAAAAAATVAAVMPSKDHIDTELLIKFLSDPEMTKKLMDGNGWTSKPEEEAPPAPKAIISSSLPSSTPASVVDKHPSQRNEPVIKVILSNSTKEPVNQSPILPCSSVVDKHPNRRNEPGSKVILSSSTKEPVNQAPILPCSSVVDKHPNCRKEPVSKVILSSSTKEAVNQAPILPCSSVVDKHPNCRKEPVSKVILSSSTKEAVNQAPILPCSSVVDKHPNCRKEPVSKVILSSTTKEPVNQPSILPCSSVVDKHPNWRNEPGSKVILSSSTKEPVNQSPILPCSKAETKINKAGSKPNGMGAVHGPTHTSQAATRRSQSPRFIPDGPTKKVTACSNAREHMVRPLVPSPLRPDETTIDRLVKKYGGHDITAVKPADSTMVNLEAMKKMIHDYGAPDVAWVKPMVSLVAPNAMPPNIGVPPNIGEVHRRPFMGPRSPPLLTLPPVMNTNLHALPMNATGNFRPSFPPPLTMPARGVNLQYHKPDLQYHKSLIKQHGEIQETGNDNVPKIGQSGNYMQGLERAHKITKIETVPKYRKPCLYFTSPTGCRNGFNCSFQHDVPGQWKANGAVEAPINPVAMAPVPKRMKLNEQFGNRHYF